A window from Mya arenaria isolate MELC-2E11 chromosome 9, ASM2691426v1 encodes these proteins:
- the LOC128245901 gene encoding cadherin-23-like, which translates to MSSRHINDPVHITNLPSSVTVTENADVGTSLFKVAFTDVDVTQAHSIVITSANPASGTDYFAIDYPTGIITTSSVLNYETLQATTFTFDVTVSDPVTSDMGTLTIYVANENEAPAFGLTSYTLSASEGNAGKVIGTPSFGVTDPDSGETARLTMDCGTETGYFHMDPTSGQVSFQSDYDLDLGTLPATVSCTVTVTDSGSLTDTADLTISINDANDNVPTFSPTSYSFYVSYYADAGTTLGYVTATDGDAGPNGVITFTLNQTSLGDEFFAIDSSGAITLKASPSSMSLGYGTSVTVTSLASDVGGNEDTARVTIIISETTTTTTTTTTDRYRTFLEDSRNVAWVVAAGIAAIACVVAAGYVLYTCHGENGCSQFMRTW; encoded by the exons ATGTCAAGTCGAC ACATAAACGACCCCGTTCACATAACGAACCTGCCATCAAGCGTAACGGTTACCGAGAATGCTGACGTCGGTACGTCATTGTTTAAGGTGGCGTTCACTGATGTTGACGTCACACAAGCACACAGCATCGTCATAACCAGCGCGAACCCTGCCTCGGGGACGGACTACTTTGCGATAGATTACCCAA CTGGTATAATCACGACGTCGTCCGTCCTTAACTACGAGACGTTACAGGCCACGACGTTTACGTTCGACGTAACGGTATCGGATCCTGTGACGTCAGATATGGGAACTCTCACAATTTATGTCGCAAACGAGAACGAGGCACCGGCGTTCGGCCTGACAAGCTACACTCTGTCGGCCAGTGAAGGAAAT GCTGGGAAAGTAATAGGAACGCCGTCCTTTGGCGTCACAGATCCTGACTCCGGAGAAACGGCCCGACTCACCATGGATTGCGGTACGGAGACCGGGTACTTTCACATGGACCCCACTTCCGGTCAAGTCAGCTTCCAGTCcgactatgaccttgaccttggcacCCTGCCAGCCACTGTTTCCTGCACTGTGACGGTCACTGACTCTGGCAGTTTGACAGATACCGCCGATCTTACAATTAGTATTA ATGACGCAAATGACAATGTGCCGACGTTTTCACCAACGTCGTACAGTTTCTACGTCAGTTATTACGCCGATGCCGGCACAACGTTAGGTTACGTTACGGCGACAGATGGTGATGCAGGACCGAACGGTGTCATAACGTTTACGTTAAACCAAACGTCACTTGGTGATGAATTTTTTGCAATCGACTCCAGCGGAGCGATAACGTTGAAAGCGTCCCCATCGTCTATGTCACTAGGATACGGTACGTCAGTGACAGTGACGTCACTGGCTTCTGATGTTGGCGGAAACGAGGACACTGCCCGTGTCACGATCATCATCTCCG AAACAACGACTacaacgacgacaacaacaacggACCGATACCGGACGTTCTTGGAAGACAGCAGGAACGTAGCATGGGTCGTAGCCGCAGGAATCGCGGCAATAGCGTGTGTGGTTGCCGCCGGCTATGTCCTGTACACGTGCCACGGCGAGAACGGCTGTAGTCAGTTCATGAGAACATGGTGA